A region of Diospyros lotus cultivar Yz01 chromosome 3, ASM1463336v1, whole genome shotgun sequence DNA encodes the following proteins:
- the LOC127798537 gene encoding 40S ribosomal protein S5-like produces the protein MADVVAQPIIESETIHSEVKLFNRWSFDDVQVNDISVTDYIAVNPGRHATYVPHTAGRYSVKRFRKAQCPIVERLTNSLMMHGRNNGKKLMAVRIVKHAMEIINLLTDQNPIQVLVDAVINSGPREDATRIGSAGVVRRQAVDISPLRRVNQAIYLLTTGARESAFRNIKTIAECLADELINAAKGSSNSYAIKKKDEIERVAKANR, from the exons ATGGCCGATGTGGTGGCTCAACCGATTATTGAAAGTGAGACGATTCACAGTGAAGTGAAGCTGTTCAATCGGTGGTCCTTTGATGATGTTCAA GTCAATGATATATCTGTGACAGATTACATTGCTGTGAATCCTGGAAGGCATGCAACTTATGTGCCCCACACTGCTGGAAGGTATTCAGTCAAGCGTTTTCGGAAAGCACAATGCCCCATTGTTGAGAGACTAACGAACTCACTGATGATGCATGGCCGTAACAATGGCAAGAAGCTCATGGCAGTCCGAATAGTCAAGCATGCTATGGAAATTATCAATCTGCTGACTGACCAAAATCCAATCCAGGTCCTTGTTGATGCAGTGATCAACAG TGGACCAAGGGAAGATGCCACTAGAATTGGTTCAGCTGGGGTCGTGAGGCGTCAAGCGGTGGATATTTCCCCGCTGCGGCGTGTTAACCAGGCAATCTATCTGCTTACAACCGGTGCTCGAGAGAGTGCTTTCAGAAACATAAAGACCATAGCTGAATGTCTTGCTGATGAACTGATTAATGCGGCCAAAGGATCTTCCAACAG CTATGCTattaagaagaaagatgagaTTGAGAGGGTTGCCAAGGCCAACCGTTGA
- the LOC127798536 gene encoding uncharacterized protein At3g61260 — MESLIRQTWQKHGGAGQTTKEEDGSIVGRKIPAERAQSFKAEKKKTLNWFQGRQFSRQVSQEYNYINGTEHSAAVAAAAFAIHSLQELSMRDENKRPDGLVPSFTKTKSSKSEDTKNRVLESGKASKRFSAEDSKNRAPETGETSMKSSAPSKVAPVTKAASGKVAGKAVSPTPSFKQAPSFTGTASKAPESALPIPPSPRQSATSLPPTDLKSQDSKRSGMDDDTRADVWEKTELTKINERYEKLKTTIREWETKKKEKAKRRLERTERQVERKKTKASEHYRSEMKRVEEIARGALAQAEEHKRNEELKVKDKANKIRLTGRIPAACLCF, encoded by the exons ATGGAGAGTTTGATTCGGCAGACATG GCAAAAACATGGTGGTGCAGGACAGACAactaaagaagaagatggcAGCATTGTAGGAAGAAAAATACCAGCAGAAAGAGCTCAATCTTTCAAAGCAG AGAAGAAAAAAACTCTGAACTGGTTCCAAGGACGACAGTTTTCCAGGCAAGTGAGCCAAGAGTACAATTACATCAATGGCACCGAGCACTCGGCTGCAGTTGCCGCAGCAGCATTTGCCATTCACTCGCTCCAAGAGTTGAGCATGAGAGATGAGAACAAGAGGCCTGATGGGCTTGTCCCCTCTTTCACCAAGACCAAGAGTAGTAAATCAGAAGATACCAAAAACCGGGTACTAGAATCTGGCAAAGCATCGAAACGATTCTCGGCAGAAGATTCCAAAAATCGAGCACCAGAAACCGGGGAAACATCTATGAAATCCTCAG CTCCTAGCAAGGTTGCGCCGGTGACTAAAGCGGCAAGCGGCAAGGTGGCTGGCAAGGCAGTCAGCCCTACACCGTCCTTCAAACAGGCTCCAAGTTTTACAGGCACGGCCAGCAAAGCGCCTGAAAGTGCATTACCCATTCCTCCATCTCCCAGACAATCTGCAACCTCATTGCCACCAACAGACCTCAAGAGCCAGGATTCAAAAAGATCTGGAATGGATGATGATACACGGGCCGATGTTTGGGAGAAAACCGAGCTCACCAAGATCAATGAACG GTATGAAAAGTTGAAGACTACGATCCGTGAGTGGGAGActaagaagaaggagaaagcgAAGCGGCGACTGGAAAGAACGGAG AGGCAAGTGGAGCGGAAAAAAACCAAGGCCTCGGAGCATTACAGAAGCGAGATGAAAAGAGTGGAGGAAATTGCACGAGGAGCATTAGCTCAAGCAGAGGAACACAAGAGAAATGAAGAGTTGAAAGTGAAAGACAAGGCCAACAAAATCAGATTAACGGGCAGGATTCCAGCAGCCTGTTTGTGCTTCTAG